In uncultured Trichococcus sp., one DNA window encodes the following:
- a CDS encoding M20 family metallopeptidase: MQIAELYDTVKTIRRELHQIPEIGFDLPLTSEYVRQKLVSFGYEPISTAETGWVAVLKGKSPEAVAFRADMDALEVTEETGADFASLHPGKMHACGHDGHMALLLGFAEYLKSLPVLEKSVVLVFQPAEEGPGGAKWIMDSGILQELQVEKIYGYHLYPSLPEGILGLAKGPLMARNGEFDITLEGVSSHAGQPHFGKDALIAAAQILLSVQNILARDLDPLQPAVVNIGTLHAGEARNIVAGKAELTGTIRSYDKAVYASIKERLADICAGIERLSGVICRLDIRDFYPEVTNDAEMIGTLMDALPADAYEVVKPLMLAEDFAFYQESIRGAFILLGTGRPDMGWTHPLHSSRFNFDEKVLLQGIACYDLILEREGLKG; this comes from the coding sequence ATGCAGATTGCAGAATTATACGATACGGTGAAGACGATCCGAAGGGAGCTCCATCAGATTCCGGAAATCGGCTTCGATCTGCCGTTGACTTCGGAATACGTGCGCCAAAAACTGGTGTCGTTCGGCTATGAACCGATCAGCACCGCCGAAACCGGCTGGGTAGCCGTCCTGAAGGGCAAGTCCCCGGAAGCGGTCGCCTTCCGTGCGGACATGGACGCGCTGGAGGTAACCGAGGAGACAGGAGCGGATTTCGCTTCCCTTCACCCGGGCAAAATGCATGCGTGCGGACACGATGGGCACATGGCCTTGTTGTTGGGATTCGCAGAATACCTGAAGTCCCTGCCGGTTTTGGAAAAGTCAGTTGTTTTGGTCTTCCAGCCGGCCGAAGAAGGTCCGGGCGGCGCGAAATGGATAATGGACTCGGGCATTCTCCAGGAGTTGCAGGTCGAAAAGATCTACGGCTACCACCTGTATCCGAGTCTGCCTGAAGGCATCCTCGGCTTGGCCAAGGGACCTTTGATGGCGCGCAATGGTGAGTTCGACATCACGCTTGAAGGTGTCAGCTCGCATGCCGGGCAGCCGCACTTCGGCAAGGATGCCTTGATTGCCGCTGCGCAGATCCTGCTTTCGGTCCAGAACATTCTGGCCCGTGATCTCGATCCCTTACAGCCGGCTGTCGTGAACATCGGCACGTTGCATGCCGGAGAAGCCCGCAATATCGTTGCCGGAAAAGCCGAGTTGACAGGGACAATCCGGAGCTACGACAAGGCGGTCTACGCTTCGATCAAGGAACGCCTCGCCGACATCTGCGCCGGCATCGAGCGCTTGAGCGGTGTCATCTGCAGGTTGGATATCCGCGATTTCTATCCGGAAGTCACGAACGATGCCGAAATGATCGGCACCTTGATGGACGCGTTGCCGGCCGATGCCTACGAAGTCGTCAAACCATTGATGCTGGCTGAGGACTTCGCTTTCTACCAGGAGAGCATCCGCGGCGCCTTCATCCTGCTCGGGACCGGCCGTCCCGACATGGGCTGGACGCATCCACTCCATAGCAGCCGCTTCAATTTCGACGAAAAGGTGCTGCTGCAGGGAATCGCCTGCTACGACCTGATCCTGGAAAGGGAAGGGCTGAAGGGCTAG
- a CDS encoding cold shock domain-containing protein — MEQGTVKWFNADKGFGFIERESGDDVFVHFSAIQSEGFKSLEEGQAVTFSVEEGNRGPQATNVNKA; from the coding sequence ATGGAACAAGGTACAGTAAAATGGTTTAACGCAGACAAAGGTTTTGGCTTCATCGAACGCGAAAGCGGAGACGATGTATTCGTACATTTCTCAGCTATCCAATCTGAAGGATTCAAATCTTTAGAAGAAGGACAAGCAGTAACTTTCAGCGTAGAAGAAGGTAACCGTGGACCTCAAGCAACAAACGTAAACAAAGCTTAA
- a CDS encoding aminotransferase class I/II-fold pyridoxal phosphate-dependent enzyme yields the protein MSRETNRFVKQLKGSPIRNFDAAISDVKDLIRFTMGEPDFDTPAFIKAAAAEALNQNQTHYAPSAGVLETRKEIAKFMERKYGLHYNPETDIVLTVGATEAITASMFALMNPGDKVIIQSPAFPQYEYVTHLAGGQSVKIDTSETGFLITPEDLTAALDANPETKMVVLTYPNNPTGATYTQEEVEALAAVIKKYDVFVLSDEIYSELTYDGSHTSIAKYIPEQSIVINGTSKSYAMTGWRVGFVAAQANLIREILKYHQSLVTCGSTPAQTAAGVAFRDGDEATAMMKAAYRKRRDILLEGLTAAGLKMNNPDGAFYLFPRIPEQYGDDDWNFCIDLARKAGVGVIPGSAFGESGVGYFRMSYAASDENVIEGCRRIVAFLEDLNTK from the coding sequence ATGAGCAGAGAAACGAACCGTTTTGTCAAGCAACTGAAGGGATCGCCTATCCGTAACTTCGATGCCGCCATCAGCGATGTGAAGGATCTGATCCGCTTCACGATGGGGGAGCCTGATTTTGATACGCCGGCTTTCATCAAGGCGGCCGCCGCAGAGGCTCTGAACCAGAATCAGACACATTACGCCCCTTCTGCGGGTGTTCTCGAGACCCGCAAGGAAATCGCAAAATTCATGGAGCGGAAATACGGGCTGCACTACAACCCGGAGACCGACATCGTCCTGACGGTCGGTGCGACGGAAGCGATCACCGCCTCGATGTTCGCGCTGATGAATCCGGGCGACAAAGTGATCATCCAATCGCCGGCTTTCCCGCAGTATGAATACGTCACGCATTTGGCTGGCGGCCAGAGCGTCAAGATCGACACATCCGAGACCGGTTTCCTGATCACACCGGAGGACCTGACAGCGGCGTTGGATGCGAACCCAGAAACGAAGATGGTCGTGCTGACCTACCCGAACAACCCGACCGGCGCCACTTATACGCAAGAAGAAGTCGAAGCGTTGGCCGCGGTCATCAAGAAATATGATGTTTTTGTGCTCAGTGATGAGATCTACAGCGAACTGACCTACGATGGCAGTCATACCTCAATCGCCAAATACATCCCTGAGCAGTCGATCGTCATCAACGGCACTTCGAAAAGCTATGCGATGACCGGCTGGCGCGTCGGCTTTGTTGCTGCCCAAGCCAACTTGATCCGCGAAATTTTGAAATATCACCAAAGCTTGGTCACTTGCGGCTCCACCCCTGCGCAGACGGCAGCCGGAGTTGCGTTCCGAGACGGTGATGAAGCAACTGCTATGATGAAAGCTGCCTACCGCAAACGCAGGGACATCCTGTTGGAAGGTTTGACGGCTGCCGGGCTGAAGATGAACAATCCGGACGGCGCCTTCTACCTGTTCCCGCGCATTCCGGAGCAGTACGGCGACGATGACTGGAACTTCTGCATCGACCTCGCACGCAAAGCCGGTGTCGGCGTGATCCCTGGATCGGCTTTCGGCGAATCCGGAGTCGGCTATTTCCGCATGAGTTATGCTGCCAGCGATGAGAATGTCATCGAAGGTTGCCGACGGATCGTTGCATTTCTGGAAGATCTGAACACGAAATAA
- the scfA gene encoding six-cysteine ranthipeptide SCIFF, with amino-acid sequence MKRIVTLSTRNLKDTAKHGGCGACQTSCQSACKTSCGIANQSCVNPRQAAK; translated from the coding sequence ATGAAAAGAATCGTGACATTAAGCACCCGCAACCTGAAGGATACTGCCAAACACGGCGGCTGCGGCGCATGCCAAACATCTTGCCAATCCGCATGCAAAACTTCTTGCGGAATCGCCAACCAAAGCTGTGTGAACCCTAGACAAGCAGCTAAGTAA
- a CDS encoding aminotransferase class I/II-fold pyridoxal phosphate-dependent enzyme has product MHKHTTQPSLLDILQAHAASNSIPMHMPGHKRNTRLLGTVLPYSIDITEIDGFDNLHGASGILNEYMEEIADFYGTERSFYLVNGSTCGILAGIRAATKRGGKIAVARNCHKSVYHAVELFGLEAVYLMPDMDETFGIHGGISTASIADTLQTHPDTQLVVLTSPTYEGVVSDIEAIADICHAQGIPLLVDEAHGSHFNYSEHFPISATALGADIVIQSLHKTLPALTMTSLAHLNGGLIKPEEMARQLAVFESSSPSYVLMASIDRCFRLLRDEGEQLFENYNQRLAGFSGKMVQLQHLKVLCQGNDDPAVHPTFFAFDKGKILISAQGTGLTGQKLMEMLRSEHHIEMEMAYGDHALAMTSVCDTEATMAALADALLAIDSTLGSKAGERISNDGTIIFKLPEKQYEIWKALESEKSVCPLEQASGLTVAEYVWAYPPGIPLLVPGERISAGFIRQVHALLEKGTRVYSDADGLPKNIQIIQHERLVQ; this is encoded by the coding sequence ATGCACAAACACACAACGCAACCTTCTTTGTTGGACATACTTCAAGCCCATGCGGCTTCAAACAGCATCCCGATGCACATGCCCGGGCACAAGCGCAACACAAGACTGTTGGGGACGGTTCTTCCTTACAGCATCGACATTACGGAAATCGATGGCTTCGACAATCTTCACGGCGCGAGCGGCATCCTCAACGAATATATGGAAGAAATCGCAGACTTCTACGGCACCGAGCGCTCATTCTACCTCGTGAACGGCAGCACTTGCGGCATCTTGGCGGGAATCCGCGCCGCAACGAAACGCGGCGGCAAGATTGCGGTCGCACGGAATTGCCACAAGTCGGTCTATCATGCAGTCGAGCTTTTCGGATTGGAGGCCGTCTATCTGATGCCGGATATGGATGAAACATTCGGCATCCACGGCGGCATTTCGACTGCAAGCATCGCAGACACGCTACAAACGCATCCGGATACGCAGCTGGTCGTTTTGACTTCGCCGACATATGAAGGGGTGGTCAGTGACATAGAGGCGATTGCCGATATCTGTCATGCGCAAGGGATTCCGTTGCTGGTCGATGAGGCGCACGGCTCGCATTTCAATTACTCGGAACATTTCCCAATCAGCGCAACCGCACTCGGCGCCGACATCGTGATCCAGAGTCTGCACAAGACGTTGCCTGCGTTGACGATGACGTCTTTGGCCCATCTGAATGGCGGCCTGATTAAGCCGGAAGAAATGGCCCGGCAACTTGCTGTCTTCGAAAGCAGCTCGCCGTCCTATGTGCTGATGGCTTCGATCGACCGTTGTTTCCGTTTGCTTAGGGATGAAGGAGAGCAGCTATTCGAAAACTACAATCAAAGGTTAGCCGGTTTCTCTGGAAAAATGGTACAACTCCAGCATCTCAAGGTGCTGTGCCAAGGAAACGACGATCCGGCGGTGCACCCAACCTTTTTCGCCTTCGACAAAGGCAAAATCCTGATTTCTGCGCAGGGAACAGGCTTAACCGGACAGAAACTTATGGAAATGTTGCGGAGCGAGCATCATATCGAAATGGAGATGGCTTATGGCGACCACGCATTGGCGATGACCAGCGTCTGCGATACGGAAGCCACGATGGCTGCCTTGGCCGATGCACTGTTGGCCATCGACAGCACGCTCGGCTCTAAGGCTGGAGAGCGCATCTCAAATGACGGAACCATAATTTTCAAATTACCCGAAAAGCAATATGAAATCTGGAAAGCGCTGGAATCGGAAAAATCAGTGTGCCCATTGGAGCAAGCTTCAGGGCTAACGGTGGCCGAATACGTCTGGGCTTACCCGCCTGGAATTCCCTTACTGGTGCCTGGAGAACGGATCAGCGCTGGGTTTATACGCCAAGTCCATGCCTTATTGGAAAAGGGGACAAGAGTCTACAGCGATGCCGATGGTCTTCCGAAAAACATTCAAATTATACAGCACGAACGACTTGTTCAGTAA
- the scfB gene encoding thioether cross-link-forming SCIFF peptide maturase: MIHQYKLNGYNIVMDTYSGAVHVVDDLAFDIIALYEATPVEEIVSTMLEQYANDPEINETEIRDTLSDVEELKANGELFTEDMYQNLSVDLKNRQTFVKALCLNVAHTCNLTCDYCFASQGKYNGDRAIMKFEVGKQAIDFLLENSGYHRNLDVDFFGGEPLMAWRVVKQIVEYARSKEEESNKIFRFTFTTNGMLLNDEINEFLNKEMYNVVLSLDGRKEVHDRLRRTVNGKGSYDYILPKFQKFVEGRGDKEYYVRGTYTGNNVDFTNDIFHVANLGFDKLSMEPVICDPTEPYALTEEHLPALYRQYEILAEEMLKRGEEGNDFTFYHYMLDLSEGPCIQKRISGCGSGTEYMAVTPWGEIFPCHQFVGDEEFSLGNIWDGITKPELQSQFKEVNCYSKPECQDCWAKLYCSGGCPANSLHATGSLKGNYEFSCDLFRKRVECSMMVKVAEQIREMEAEAMAAE, translated from the coding sequence ATGATTCATCAATATAAACTGAACGGATACAATATCGTCATGGATACCTACAGCGGTGCTGTACATGTCGTCGACGACCTTGCCTTCGACATCATCGCGCTGTACGAAGCAACGCCTGTCGAAGAAATCGTTTCAACGATGCTGGAACAATATGCGAACGACCCTGAAATCAACGAAACAGAAATCCGCGATACGCTGTCGGATGTCGAAGAATTGAAAGCTAACGGCGAACTGTTTACGGAAGACATGTACCAGAACCTCTCCGTCGATTTGAAGAACCGTCAAACATTCGTGAAGGCTCTTTGCCTGAACGTGGCGCATACTTGTAACCTGACTTGCGATTACTGTTTCGCCAGCCAAGGCAAGTACAACGGCGATAGAGCGATCATGAAATTCGAAGTCGGAAAACAAGCAATCGATTTTCTGCTTGAAAATTCGGGATACCACCGCAACCTCGATGTCGACTTCTTTGGCGGCGAGCCATTGATGGCCTGGCGTGTCGTGAAGCAGATCGTCGAGTACGCCCGCAGCAAAGAAGAGGAGTCCAACAAGATTTTCCGTTTCACTTTCACAACAAACGGCATGCTTTTGAACGACGAAATCAATGAATTCCTGAACAAAGAAATGTACAACGTCGTTTTGAGCTTGGACGGACGCAAGGAAGTCCATGACCGTCTGCGCCGCACCGTCAACGGAAAAGGCAGCTATGACTACATTTTGCCGAAATTCCAGAAATTCGTGGAAGGGCGCGGAGACAAGGAATACTACGTCCGCGGCACTTACACAGGCAATAACGTCGATTTCACAAACGACATTTTCCATGTTGCTAACCTCGGATTCGACAAACTGTCGATGGAACCGGTCATCTGCGACCCAACCGAACCTTACGCTTTGACGGAGGAACATCTTCCGGCACTGTACAGACAGTATGAAATCTTGGCTGAAGAAATGCTGAAGCGCGGCGAAGAGGGCAACGACTTCACTTTCTACCACTATATGCTGGACCTTTCCGAAGGCCCGTGCATCCAGAAACGCATCTCCGGCTGCGGATCAGGAACGGAATACATGGCTGTCACTCCATGGGGCGAAATATTCCCTTGCCACCAATTCGTAGGCGATGAAGAATTCAGCCTGGGCAACATCTGGGATGGCATCACCAAGCCGGAACTGCAGAGCCAATTCAAGGAAGTCAACTGCTATTCCAAACCGGAATGCCAGGATTGCTGGGCGAAATTGTACTGCAGCGGCGGCTGCCCTGCGAACTCCCTGCATGCGACTGGTTCCTTGAAAGGCAACTATGAATTCAGCTGCGACCTGTTCCGCAAACGCGTGGAATGCTCGATGATGGTGAAGGTCGCGGAACAAATCCGCGAGATGGAAGCCGAAGCGATGGCTGCTGAGTAA
- a CDS encoding cold-shock protein, which produces MEQGTVKWFNAEKGFGFIERENGDDVFVHFSAIQSEGFKSLEEGQAVTFDVEEGNRGPQATNVVKA; this is translated from the coding sequence ATGGAACAAGGTACAGTAAAATGGTTTAACGCAGAAAAAGGTTTTGGTTTCATCGAACGCGAAAACGGAGACGATGTATTCGTACATTTCTCAGCTATCCAATCTGAAGGTTTCAAATCTTTAGAAGAAGGACAAGCAGTAACTTTCGACGTAGAAGAAGGTAACCGTGGACCTCAAGCAACTAACGTTGTTAAAGCTTAA
- the dapD gene encoding 2,3,4,5-tetrahydropyridine-2,6-dicarboxylate N-acetyltransferase, which yields MSELLLTDAYEIAAYIKAAEKQTPIKLYIKGDFENPAYEGLKFFGSGDSYTVFGDASAIYPFLEANKDKIKDQVMEYDRRNSAIPLLDTTKIDARIEPGSFIRDHVTIGKSAVIMMGAVINIGAVIGEGTMIDMGAVVGARGTIGKNCHIGAGAVVAGVLEPPSKSPVIIEDGVLVGANAVIIEGVHIGEGAVVAAGAIVLEDVPANAVVAGSPAKIVKMKDEQTSEKTQLLSDLRD from the coding sequence ATGAGCGAACTATTATTGACAGATGCTTATGAAATCGCAGCCTACATCAAAGCTGCCGAAAAGCAAACACCTATAAAACTTTACATCAAAGGGGATTTCGAGAATCCTGCCTACGAAGGCTTGAAATTCTTCGGAAGCGGAGACAGCTACACAGTCTTTGGGGATGCTTCAGCAATCTATCCTTTCTTGGAAGCAAACAAAGACAAGATCAAGGATCAAGTCATGGAATACGACAGACGCAATTCTGCGATTCCGTTGTTGGACACTACCAAAATTGATGCACGCATCGAGCCTGGTTCATTCATCCGTGATCACGTAACGATCGGCAAGAGCGCCGTCATCATGATGGGTGCGGTCATCAATATTGGTGCAGTCATCGGCGAAGGCACGATGATCGACATGGGCGCTGTGGTCGGCGCACGCGGCACGATCGGCAAAAACTGCCACATCGGAGCAGGCGCAGTGGTTGCAGGCGTTCTTGAGCCACCTTCGAAATCACCAGTCATCATCGAAGACGGTGTTTTGGTCGGCGCGAACGCTGTCATCATCGAAGGCGTGCACATCGGCGAAGGCGCTGTTGTCGCAGCTGGCGCAATCGTATTGGAAGACGTACCGGCTAATGCGGTAGTTGCGGGATCCCCTGCAAAAATCGTGAAGATGAAGGACGAACAAACAAGCGAAAAAACCCAATTGTTGTCTGATTTGAGAGACTGA
- a CDS encoding NAD(P)H-dependent oxidoreductase, with amino-acid sequence MVKKIGFLVGSLREEAYSKKVALAFSELFPDGYETEMVEIGHLPLYNQDFDEVEGMLPESYTSFREEIKGYDAFVLVTPEYNRSYPAALKNALDVGSRPYGANLWDGKPVAVISQSPGALGAFGANHHLRQVLVFLNMVPLQQPEAYIGNVHKLLNEDGSVKEEKTTEYFQSIVDAFVQLIESTEQPKQ; translated from the coding sequence ATGGTGAAAAAGATCGGATTCTTAGTCGGAAGCTTGCGCGAAGAGGCTTACAGCAAAAAAGTGGCTTTGGCGTTTTCGGAATTGTTCCCGGACGGGTATGAAACTGAAATGGTGGAAATTGGTCACTTGCCCTTATATAATCAGGATTTCGACGAGGTGGAGGGTATGCTTCCTGAATCGTACACTTCGTTCCGTGAGGAAATCAAAGGCTATGATGCCTTTGTGCTGGTGACCCCTGAATACAATCGATCCTACCCTGCGGCTTTGAAGAATGCCTTGGATGTCGGTTCGCGTCCGTATGGGGCCAATCTTTGGGACGGCAAACCGGTCGCGGTCATCAGCCAATCCCCAGGTGCTCTAGGGGCATTCGGTGCGAATCATCATTTAAGGCAAGTTCTTGTTTTTCTGAATATGGTGCCTTTGCAGCAGCCGGAAGCCTATATCGGAAATGTCCACAAGTTGTTGAACGAAGACGGTTCCGTTAAGGAAGAAAAGACTACAGAATATTTTCAATCGATTGTGGATGCTTTCGTTCAATTGATTGAAAGTACGGAACAACCGAAACAGTAA
- a CDS encoding ornithine cyclodeaminase family protein, translating into MEERKTLLINQSTIKELLDIADFNNLVHQTFQGLGDGTVINPTKLTLDLGETGGYPPYEGFMNAMPAYIGSQDIAGLKWVGGFLGERKAAGLPYITGMILLINPHLGTFTAALEGAYITNMRTGAQTANALRYLLKKPTVTIGLYGAGMQASTNIRAIADLFDITELIVWNHRRSTAEAFAEKMQEFVKGDIRIVDDPREASQAEVLITVTPAQAPLIKAEWIKKGTIIFPLGSFQEIEDELILKADKIIVDHVEQALHRGALKKLTGEGKLSEKDVFATLGELAIGRKDAGDLSQDITLCIPIGTGAMDVAIAGEVYRRALAKGMGYPFDFEA; encoded by the coding sequence ATGGAAGAACGCAAAACGCTTCTGATCAATCAGAGCACCATCAAGGAATTATTGGATATTGCGGATTTCAACAATCTCGTGCACCAGACATTCCAGGGACTCGGTGACGGCACGGTCATCAACCCGACAAAATTGACACTGGATCTGGGTGAAACTGGCGGATACCCACCGTACGAAGGGTTCATGAACGCAATGCCGGCCTACATCGGCTCGCAGGATATCGCCGGTCTGAAGTGGGTCGGGGGATTTTTAGGCGAGCGCAAAGCTGCCGGACTGCCTTATATCACGGGAATGATTTTGTTGATCAATCCGCATCTGGGCACCTTCACCGCTGCACTTGAAGGCGCTTATATCACCAATATGCGCACCGGGGCCCAGACCGCAAACGCATTGCGCTATTTGCTCAAGAAGCCGACCGTCACAATCGGCCTTTACGGTGCCGGGATGCAAGCCAGCACCAATATCCGGGCGATCGCGGATCTGTTCGACATCACCGAATTGATCGTCTGGAACCACAGACGCAGCACGGCGGAAGCATTTGCCGAAAAAATGCAGGAATTTGTCAAAGGCGACATCCGCATCGTTGATGATCCCCGGGAAGCCAGTCAGGCCGAGGTCCTCATCACCGTCACCCCAGCGCAGGCTCCCCTCATCAAAGCGGAATGGATCAAAAAAGGCACCATCATTTTTCCGTTGGGATCTTTTCAGGAAATCGAGGATGAACTTATCCTGAAGGCCGACAAGATCATCGTTGACCATGTGGAGCAGGCTCTCCATCGCGGTGCTTTGAAGAAACTGACGGGTGAAGGGAAACTGTCCGAAAAAGATGTTTTTGCGACGTTAGGCGAATTGGCGATCGGAAGGAAAGATGCCGGCGACCTTTCGCAGGACATCACCCTCTGTATCCCGATCGGCACGGGAGCGATGGATGTTGCGATAGCTGGTGAAGTTTACCGAAGGGCACTCGCAAAAGGAATGGGCTACCCCTTTGATTTTGAGGCCTAA